From Pectinophora gossypiella chromosome 16, ilPecGoss1.1, whole genome shotgun sequence, one genomic window encodes:
- the LOC126373547 gene encoding probable cyclin-dependent serine/threonine-protein kinase DDB_G0292550 isoform X8, with protein sequence MKKRTLSKLKSLFGSKKGKRHHQESAKSSRSASPSPGREAAPAHADSFRPILRTPPPSRAGPPPSPPVPTHPVAPVSPEPSAPLPLMPCPVCSRTFVPQSLAKHVKICEKMTVKKRKTFDSSRQRREGLATPNGETGSRLTAISSNGTDLEQYLPKNFGLPENSPFLEKSPPNTAKVAPKPKASSVKNVIKGSKPMADLQRCPHCNRAFGVRAFERHVEWCADKAKILPAAPAQPPPHIADAKQRLNARTQYKAPPVRNRRSSQSREKSSNSRSASVDSSRGVSPPPPREYEDYKHGRSRASESVSSNDHEEASPHVPVIRTSRNSNNSCGDANVKARQARLARDLSSSRIDDSYDPFASAARQMKELMSSDTNIPKSIQNSCKNPNSTLPILRPAKEKPSLSYLSTTNPKTMKDSLNKTYQKTPTLQRMKSFGSTNNENTTNTFGGRCSSFRINRNDKQKSSQKLNTTFTKSSKENISTTEKNYFNRSNTLNRSFSTYTSAYSTPKPKEKIPKIATSMYHSFQRSTIKQPVKLDKIKRDDEKKEFVNLDSILADDNSSMTDSNYIDPRLINENDNLPINVNTILNNPDIISSMESLLTTENLPAKFESFSSNLKNNNIQSNGVKDSLTKLDKIESNNNIHNKITAPTIVDDLSAHYDKIMSSLEQSIASKTSIRDDDSLCEDFDLEEFMTSFDEEIHKHKETKRTCSSTTRVVKQSELVDSNRTSEFNSVSSSPKIVHSSSNGLLPVNKSNSLTFSSNNIVSESLFPSSVKRSSSLLDSIQKKTVQKADSMKSRHKADQLEQDIMQSLKEFDNLYEPEKKDSNQSNKETRYSSSHNGTTKRESRVKSEKKNKKSEHVSNGNYTPNGKSADSAYSRLVSLNRISPSKLSVCNSKESNGVSPLDQIAGSDSSGCQKDDIRSVSSEEFLAMERSAELDEPLQDNVFTPSKEIENPLINEKRMSSRPSSRRSSTWRPRQELSSSESEASLARREGRESREPVPPPRLSRFCHECGSKFPVDTAKFCIECGVKRLVV encoded by the exons ATGAAGAAGCGGACGTTATCCAAACTCAAGTCTTTATTCGGATCTAAGAAAG GGAAGCGGCACCACCAAGAATCAGCGAAGTCTTCCCGCTCTGCGTCGCCGAGCCCCGGGCGCgaggcggcgccggcgcatgCGGACTCGTTCCGGCCCATCCTCCGCACGCCACCGCCGTCCCGCGCCGGCCCGCCGCCCAGCCCGCCTGTCCCCACACACCCTGTGGCCCCAGTGTCTCCTGAACCCTCGGCCCCACTCCCACTAATGCCATGCCCGGTCTGCAGCCGCACCTTCGTCCCCCAGTCGCTGGCCAAACACGTCAAAATATGCGAAAAGATGACCGTCAAAAAGAGGAAGACGTTCGACTCGTCCAGGCAACGGCGTGAAG GGCTGGCCACTCCGAATGGTGAAACTG gttcgcgtttgaccGCAATCTCTTCTAATG GAACAGACTTGGAACAGTACTTGCCAAAGAACTTCGGTCTGCCGGAGAACAGCCCCTTCCTAGAAAAGAGCCCCCCGAACACCGCTAAAGTGGCCCCCAAGCCTAAAGCCTCGTCGGTTAAGAACGTCATTAAAGGATCTAAG CCAATGGCGGATCTTCAAAGATGTCCGCACTGCAATCGCGCGTTCGGCGTGCGCGCATTCGAACGCCACGTGGAGTGGTGCGCGGACAAGGCCAAGATATTACCAGCGGCACccgcgcagccgccgccgcaCATCGCCGACGCCAAACAACGATTGAATGCGCGCACGCAATACAAGGCGCCGCCTGTGCGGAATAGACG TTCGTCCCAGTCGCGCGAGAAGTCGTCGAACAGTCGGTCGGCGTCTGTGGACTCCTCGCGCGGAgtgtcgccgccgccgccgcgcgagTACGAGGACTACAAACATGGACGCTCTCGGGCTTCAG AATCTGTATCGAGCAATGACCACGAAGAAGCGTCACCTCACGTGCCTGTAATCAGAACTTCCCGCAATTCAAACAACTCGTGCGGCGACGCCAACGTCAAAGCTCGACAGGCCAGGTTGGCTAGGGATCTTAGCAGCTCCAG GATTGACGACAGCTACGACCCATTCGCATCAGCCGCTAGGCAAATGAAAGAACTCATGTCTTCAGACACAAATATTCCCAAATCGATACAAAATTCCTGTAAAAATCCCAATAGTACCCTCCCTATCTTACGTCCTGCGAAAGAAAAACCTTCTCTGTCCTACCTTAGTACAACCAACCCTAAAACGATGAAAGATTCTCTCAACAAAACCTATCAAAAAACTCCAACATTACAGAGAATGAAATCGTTTGGCAGCACAAACAATGAAAATACGACCAACACTTTTGGTGGAAGGTGTAGTTCATTCAGAATAAACAGAAATGATAAACAAAAGTCTAGTCAGAAACTCAACACAACATTTACAAAGTCTAGTAaagaaaacataagtacaaCAGAGAAAAACTATTTCAATCGCAGTAACACACTGAATAGGTCTTTCTCCACCTACACATCCGCATACAGCACACCCAAACCAAAAGAAAAGATTCCAAAGATAGCTACGTCCATGTATCACAGTTTTCAAAGAAGTACTATCAAACAGCCAGTTAAACTGGACAAGATAAAGAGAGATGATGAAAAGAAGGAATTCGTCAATCTTGATTCTATTCTTGCTGATGATAACTCCTCCATGACAGACAGCAACTATATTGATCCCAGACTTATAAATGAAAACGATAACTTGCCCATAAATGTGAACACCATTTTGAATAATCCCGACATTATCAGTAGTATGGAGTCGCTGCTTACTACTGAGAATTTGCCGGCTAAGTTTGAATCATTCagtagtaatttaaaaaataacaacattcAATCTAACGGTGTCAAAGATTCACTAACGAAACTTGATAAAATcgaatctaataataatatccaCAATAAAATTACTGCCCCAACAATAGTCGATGACCTAAGCGCACATTATGACAAAATAATGTCATCTCTAGAGCAGAGCATAGCTTCCAAAACCTCAATCAGGGACGACGATTCTCTGTGCGAAGACTTTGATCTTGAAGAGTTTATGACTTCGTTTGAcgaagaaatacataaacacAAAGAAACCAAACGCACTTGTAGTTCCACTACTCGTGTAGTGAAACAGTCTGAACTTGTTGACAGCAACAGAACTTCAGAATTCAATAGCGTTAGCTCTTCCCCCAAAATAGTACATAGTAGTAGCAACGGTCTTTTACCGGTTAACAAATCAAATTCTCTCACTTTTAGCAGTAACAATATCGTGAGCGAGAGCCTTTTCCCATCCTCTGTGAAGCGTTCTTCCTCCCTCCTTGATTCCATTCAAAAGAAGACCGTTCAGAAAGCAGACAGTATGAAGAGTCGTCATAAAGCCGATCAACTAGAGCAAGACATAATGCAGTCTCTGAAAGAATTCGACAACTTGTACGAGCCCGAAAAGAAAGATAGTAACCAGTCGAACAAAGAGACGAGGTATAGCTCATCACACAACGGCACGACCAAACGAGAATCTCGCGTCAAGTCTGAGAAGAAGAACAAGAAGAGTGAACACGTTTCCAATGGCAACTACACGCCTAATGGAAAGAGCGCCGACTCGGCTTATAGCAGGTTAGTGAG TCTAAATAGAATATCGCCATCTAAACTATCAGTGTGCAATTCAAAAGAATCAAATGGTGTATCACCATTGGACCAAATTGCGGGATCAGATTCAAGCGGATGTCAGAAGGATGACATCAGATCTGTGTCCAGTGAAGAGTTTCTGGCGATGGAGCGCTCTGCCGAGTTGGACGAACCTCTACAAGACAATGTATTTACACCGAGCAAAGAAATTGAAAATCCTTTAATTAATG
- the LOC126373547 gene encoding uncharacterized protein LOC126373547 isoform X11, with translation MKKRTLSKLKSLFGSKKGKRHHQESAKSSRSASPSPGREAAPAHADSFRPILRTPPPSRAGPPPSPPVPTHPVAPVSPEPSAPLPLMPCPVCSRTFVPQSLAKHVKICEKMTVKKRKTFDSSRQRREGLATPNGETGSRLTAISSNGTDLEQYLPKNFGLPENSPFLEKSPPNTAKVAPKPKASSVKNVIKGSKPMADLQRCPHCNRAFGVRAFERHVEWCADKAKILPAAPAQPPPHIADAKQRLNARTQYKAPPVRNRRSSQSREKSSNSRSASVDSSRGVSPPPPREYEDYKHGRSRASESVSSNDHEEASPHVPVIRTSRNSNNSCGDANVKARQARLARDLSSSRKPQDPTSVQQSTTDPNIKKIANKPKNKLSLRKQEQLKKLEDIASKYNERQQKRREDKAKREDERARREEAEKRKLEEIITNNAKKQNIDKNVDKSQIPVRRKMLINKNKREYQEAMDSARVEVKEMDSPKPSTSKGRHVVTKTHISAINKEKKTEDKKPRAKVTVKKESTISLDSLECTSNSARDGNHQSIGINTELLCPCVPCVIHENADQKITGRKKSARDKFDKINIQICEDNLPEPKVELLFKNLSMVSSCDIQARNYDTGPESKENVSVLTQQTSAESLSGSDKYINVKSQSGESRSDTCKIKINDCEIKENSKTSEGNFSCKTKEDAIERTRELSNEEFDEDYEHDMSGELDDSIENKYDTANDENDALPRHGSGDTYTKFTENPDDLEEFINLTDKMMSTHNFNEVIFDIDKDVEVLHTPKTNSIEAINKTISDDNLESETKVNFSATLEELKSDLQELLTGAGNDAVNEKLGIAEQNSEDVSGEDNRNISDMEHITVYELKFYERQLQVKEAIIEENISENTFVKDKSSEPVIEENNYLDDMSLEFKLPSIAENNKPTRKSACSKKKVQNIFKSNRKFKMLGEQNRNDKENQTFVKDQDSDSQSISGEAPPLKLPRIDNKSSNNIVSESLFPSSVKRSSSLLDSIQKKTVQKADSMKSRHKADQLEQDIMQSLKEFDNLYEPEKKDSNQSNKETRYSSSHNGTTKRESRVKSEKKNKKSEHVSNGNYTPNGKSADSAYSRLVSLNRISPSKLSVCNSKESNGVSPLDQIAGSDSSGCQKDDIRSVSSEEFLAMERSAELDEPLQDNVFTPSKEIENPLINEKRMSSRPSSRRSSTWRPRQELSSSESEASLARREGRESREPVPPPRLSRFCHECGSKFPVDTAKFCIECGVKRLVV, from the exons ATGAAGAAGCGGACGTTATCCAAACTCAAGTCTTTATTCGGATCTAAGAAAG GGAAGCGGCACCACCAAGAATCAGCGAAGTCTTCCCGCTCTGCGTCGCCGAGCCCCGGGCGCgaggcggcgccggcgcatgCGGACTCGTTCCGGCCCATCCTCCGCACGCCACCGCCGTCCCGCGCCGGCCCGCCGCCCAGCCCGCCTGTCCCCACACACCCTGTGGCCCCAGTGTCTCCTGAACCCTCGGCCCCACTCCCACTAATGCCATGCCCGGTCTGCAGCCGCACCTTCGTCCCCCAGTCGCTGGCCAAACACGTCAAAATATGCGAAAAGATGACCGTCAAAAAGAGGAAGACGTTCGACTCGTCCAGGCAACGGCGTGAAG GGCTGGCCACTCCGAATGGTGAAACTG gttcgcgtttgaccGCAATCTCTTCTAATG GAACAGACTTGGAACAGTACTTGCCAAAGAACTTCGGTCTGCCGGAGAACAGCCCCTTCCTAGAAAAGAGCCCCCCGAACACCGCTAAAGTGGCCCCCAAGCCTAAAGCCTCGTCGGTTAAGAACGTCATTAAAGGATCTAAG CCAATGGCGGATCTTCAAAGATGTCCGCACTGCAATCGCGCGTTCGGCGTGCGCGCATTCGAACGCCACGTGGAGTGGTGCGCGGACAAGGCCAAGATATTACCAGCGGCACccgcgcagccgccgccgcaCATCGCCGACGCCAAACAACGATTGAATGCGCGCACGCAATACAAGGCGCCGCCTGTGCGGAATAGACG TTCGTCCCAGTCGCGCGAGAAGTCGTCGAACAGTCGGTCGGCGTCTGTGGACTCCTCGCGCGGAgtgtcgccgccgccgccgcgcgagTACGAGGACTACAAACATGGACGCTCTCGGGCTTCAG AATCTGTATCGAGCAATGACCACGAAGAAGCGTCACCTCACGTGCCTGTAATCAGAACTTCCCGCAATTCAAACAACTCGTGCGGCGACGCCAACGTCAAAGCTCGACAGGCCAGGTTGGCTAGGGATCTTAGCAGCTCCAG AAAACCCCAAGACCCAACCTCTGTCCAACAAAGTACCACTGACccaaatataaagaaaattgcaaataaaccaaaaaataaGTTGAGTCTGAGAAAACAAGAGCAATTGAAAAAGTTGGAGGATATTGCAAGTAAATATAATGAAAGGCAGCAGAAACGACGAGAAGATAAAGCTAAACGGGAAGATGAAAGAGCGAGACGCGAGGAAGCGGAGAAACGGAAGCtagaagaaattattacaaacaatgctaagaaacaaaatattgataaaaaCGTTGATAAAAGTCAAATACCAGTACGAAGGAAGATgctaataaacaaaaacaaacgtgAATATCAAGAAGCAATGGACAGCGCCAGAGTAGAAGTAAAGGAAATGGATTCACCAAAACCTAGCACAAGTAAGGGTAGGCATGTTGTAACGAAAACTCACATCTCTGCGATTAATAAGGAAAAGAAAACCGAAGACAAGAAACCTAGAGCGAAAGTCACTGTTAAAAAAGAAAGCACAATCAGCTTAGACAGCCTTGAGTGTACATCCAACTCAGCTCGAGATGGAAACCACCAATCTATAGGAATAAATACGGAACTACTTTGCCCGTGTGTTCCTTGCGTTATACATGAAAATGCAGATCAAAAAATAACCGGCAGAAAAAAGAGCGCACGTGACAAATTTGATAAAATCAACATTCAGATTTGCGAGGACAACTTACCTGAACCTAAAGTAGAACTCTTATTCAAAAATCTTTCAATGGTTAGTTCTTGCGATATACAAGCAAGGAACTATGATACTGGACCCGAATCGAAAGAGAATGTGTCTGTATTGACACAACAAACCTCAGCTGAAAGTCTATCAGGTTCCGATAAGTATATAaatgttaaatcacaatctggCGAATCTCGAAGCGACACGTGCAAAATTAAGATTAACGATTGTGAAATTAAAGAAAACTCAAAGACCAGCGAAGGTAATTTTAGTTGCAAAACAAAGGAAGACGCAATAGAACGTACGCGAGAATTATCCAACGAAGAATTTGATGAGGACTATGAGCATGATATGAGTGGAGAACTAGATGATTCTATTGAAAACAAATATGATACTGCTAATGATGAAAACGATGCATTGCCTCGACATGGAAGCGGCGATACTTATACAAAATTCACTGAAAATCCCGACGACTTAGAAGAATTTATTAACTTAACCGACAAAATGATGAGTACTCATAATTTTAACGAAGTTATTTTTGATATAGATAAGGACGTAGAAGTTTTGCATACGCCAAAGACTAATTCCATTGAAGCAATAAATAAGACTATCTCGGATGATAATTTAGAATCTGAAACAAAGGTAAACTTTTCTGCTACGCTAGAAGAATTAAAGAGTGACTTGCAAGAATTGCTTACCGGTGCTGGAAACGATGCAGTAAATGAAAAATTAGGAATAGCTGAACAAAATTCCGAAGACGTCTCTGGAGAAGATAATAGAAATATTTCTGATATGGAGCATATTACTGTTTATGAACTTAAGTTTTACGAAAGACAGTTGCAAGTAAAGGAGGCAATAATAGAAGAGAATATTTCAGAGAACACATTTGTAAAGGATAAGAGTTCGGAGCCTGTTatagaagaaaataattatttagatgATATGTCTTTAGAATTTAAATTGCCATCAATAGCAGAAAACAATAAACCGACACGAAAAAGCGCGTGCTCTAAGAAGAAAGTGCAAAATATATTCAAGTCGAATCGGAAATTTAAGATGCTTGGAGAACAAAATAGAAATGACAAAGAAAATCAGACGTTCGTCAAGGATCAAGATAGTGATTCTCAGTCTATATCGGGTGAAGCACCGCCTCTCAAACTGCCACGTATTGACAACAAAAG CAGTAACAATATCGTGAGCGAGAGCCTTTTCCCATCCTCTGTGAAGCGTTCTTCCTCCCTCCTTGATTCCATTCAAAAGAAGACCGTTCAGAAAGCAGACAGTATGAAGAGTCGTCATAAAGCCGATCAACTAGAGCAAGACATAATGCAGTCTCTGAAAGAATTCGACAACTTGTACGAGCCCGAAAAGAAAGATAGTAACCAGTCGAACAAAGAGACGAGGTATAGCTCATCACACAACGGCACGACCAAACGAGAATCTCGCGTCAAGTCTGAGAAGAAGAACAAGAAGAGTGAACACGTTTCCAATGGCAACTACACGCCTAATGGAAAGAGCGCCGACTCGGCTTATAGCAGGTTAGTGAG TCTAAATAGAATATCGCCATCTAAACTATCAGTGTGCAATTCAAAAGAATCAAATGGTGTATCACCATTGGACCAAATTGCGGGATCAGATTCAAGCGGATGTCAGAAGGATGACATCAGATCTGTGTCCAGTGAAGAGTTTCTGGCGATGGAGCGCTCTGCCGAGTTGGACGAACCTCTACAAGACAATGTATTTACACCGAGCAAAGAAATTGAAAATCCTTTAATTAATG
- the LOC126373547 gene encoding probable cyclin-dependent serine/threonine-protein kinase DDB_G0292550 isoform X10 codes for MKKRTLSKLKSLFGSKKGKRHHQESAKSSRSASPSPGREAAPAHADSFRPILRTPPPSRAGPPPSPPVPTHPVAPVSPEPSAPLPLMPCPVCSRTFVPQSLAKHVKICEKMTVKKRKTFDSSRQRREGTDLEQYLPKNFGLPENSPFLEKSPPNTAKVAPKPKASSVKNVIKGSKPMADLQRCPHCNRAFGVRAFERHVEWCADKAKILPAAPAQPPPHIADAKQRLNARTQYKAPPVRNRRSSQSREKSSNSRSASVDSSRGVSPPPPREYEDYKHGRSRASESVSSNDHEEASPHVPVIRTSRNSNNSCGDANVKARQARLARDLSSSRIDDSYDPFASAARQMKELMSSDTNIPKSIQNSCKNPNSTLPILRPAKEKPSLSYLSTTNPKTMKDSLNKTYQKTPTLQRMKSFGSTNNENTTNTFGGRCSSFRINRNDKQKSSQKLNTTFTKSSKENISTTEKNYFNRSNTLNRSFSTYTSAYSTPKPKEKIPKIATSMYHSFQRSTIKQPVKLDKIKRDDEKKEFVNLDSILADDNSSMTDSNYIDPRLINENDNLPINVNTILNNPDIISSMESLLTTENLPAKFESFSSNLKNNNIQSNGVKDSLTKLDKIESNNNIHNKITAPTIVDDLSAHYDKIMSSLEQSIASKTSIRDDDSLCEDFDLEEFMTSFDEEIHKHKETKRTCSSTTRVVKQSELVDSNRTSEFNSVSSSPKIVHSSSNGLLPVNKSNSLTFSSNNIVSESLFPSSVKRSSSLLDSIQKKTVQKADSMKSRHKADQLEQDIMQSLKEFDNLYEPEKKDSNQSNKETRYSSSHNGTTKRESRVKSEKKNKKSEHVSNGNYTPNGKSADSAYSRLVSLNRISPSKLSVCNSKESNGVSPLDQIAGSDSSGCQKDDIRSVSSEEFLAMERSAELDEPLQDNVFTPSKEIENPLINEKRMSSRPSSRRSSTWRPRQELSSSESEASLARREGRESREPVPPPRLSRFCHECGSKFPVDTAKFCIECGVKRLVV; via the exons ATGAAGAAGCGGACGTTATCCAAACTCAAGTCTTTATTCGGATCTAAGAAAG GGAAGCGGCACCACCAAGAATCAGCGAAGTCTTCCCGCTCTGCGTCGCCGAGCCCCGGGCGCgaggcggcgccggcgcatgCGGACTCGTTCCGGCCCATCCTCCGCACGCCACCGCCGTCCCGCGCCGGCCCGCCGCCCAGCCCGCCTGTCCCCACACACCCTGTGGCCCCAGTGTCTCCTGAACCCTCGGCCCCACTCCCACTAATGCCATGCCCGGTCTGCAGCCGCACCTTCGTCCCCCAGTCGCTGGCCAAACACGTCAAAATATGCGAAAAGATGACCGTCAAAAAGAGGAAGACGTTCGACTCGTCCAGGCAACGGCGTGAAG GAACAGACTTGGAACAGTACTTGCCAAAGAACTTCGGTCTGCCGGAGAACAGCCCCTTCCTAGAAAAGAGCCCCCCGAACACCGCTAAAGTGGCCCCCAAGCCTAAAGCCTCGTCGGTTAAGAACGTCATTAAAGGATCTAAG CCAATGGCGGATCTTCAAAGATGTCCGCACTGCAATCGCGCGTTCGGCGTGCGCGCATTCGAACGCCACGTGGAGTGGTGCGCGGACAAGGCCAAGATATTACCAGCGGCACccgcgcagccgccgccgcaCATCGCCGACGCCAAACAACGATTGAATGCGCGCACGCAATACAAGGCGCCGCCTGTGCGGAATAGACG TTCGTCCCAGTCGCGCGAGAAGTCGTCGAACAGTCGGTCGGCGTCTGTGGACTCCTCGCGCGGAgtgtcgccgccgccgccgcgcgagTACGAGGACTACAAACATGGACGCTCTCGGGCTTCAG AATCTGTATCGAGCAATGACCACGAAGAAGCGTCACCTCACGTGCCTGTAATCAGAACTTCCCGCAATTCAAACAACTCGTGCGGCGACGCCAACGTCAAAGCTCGACAGGCCAGGTTGGCTAGGGATCTTAGCAGCTCCAG GATTGACGACAGCTACGACCCATTCGCATCAGCCGCTAGGCAAATGAAAGAACTCATGTCTTCAGACACAAATATTCCCAAATCGATACAAAATTCCTGTAAAAATCCCAATAGTACCCTCCCTATCTTACGTCCTGCGAAAGAAAAACCTTCTCTGTCCTACCTTAGTACAACCAACCCTAAAACGATGAAAGATTCTCTCAACAAAACCTATCAAAAAACTCCAACATTACAGAGAATGAAATCGTTTGGCAGCACAAACAATGAAAATACGACCAACACTTTTGGTGGAAGGTGTAGTTCATTCAGAATAAACAGAAATGATAAACAAAAGTCTAGTCAGAAACTCAACACAACATTTACAAAGTCTAGTAaagaaaacataagtacaaCAGAGAAAAACTATTTCAATCGCAGTAACACACTGAATAGGTCTTTCTCCACCTACACATCCGCATACAGCACACCCAAACCAAAAGAAAAGATTCCAAAGATAGCTACGTCCATGTATCACAGTTTTCAAAGAAGTACTATCAAACAGCCAGTTAAACTGGACAAGATAAAGAGAGATGATGAAAAGAAGGAATTCGTCAATCTTGATTCTATTCTTGCTGATGATAACTCCTCCATGACAGACAGCAACTATATTGATCCCAGACTTATAAATGAAAACGATAACTTGCCCATAAATGTGAACACCATTTTGAATAATCCCGACATTATCAGTAGTATGGAGTCGCTGCTTACTACTGAGAATTTGCCGGCTAAGTTTGAATCATTCagtagtaatttaaaaaataacaacattcAATCTAACGGTGTCAAAGATTCACTAACGAAACTTGATAAAATcgaatctaataataatatccaCAATAAAATTACTGCCCCAACAATAGTCGATGACCTAAGCGCACATTATGACAAAATAATGTCATCTCTAGAGCAGAGCATAGCTTCCAAAACCTCAATCAGGGACGACGATTCTCTGTGCGAAGACTTTGATCTTGAAGAGTTTATGACTTCGTTTGAcgaagaaatacataaacacAAAGAAACCAAACGCACTTGTAGTTCCACTACTCGTGTAGTGAAACAGTCTGAACTTGTTGACAGCAACAGAACTTCAGAATTCAATAGCGTTAGCTCTTCCCCCAAAATAGTACATAGTAGTAGCAACGGTCTTTTACCGGTTAACAAATCAAATTCTCTCACTTTTAGCAGTAACAATATCGTGAGCGAGAGCCTTTTCCCATCCTCTGTGAAGCGTTCTTCCTCCCTCCTTGATTCCATTCAAAAGAAGACCGTTCAGAAAGCAGACAGTATGAAGAGTCGTCATAAAGCCGATCAACTAGAGCAAGACATAATGCAGTCTCTGAAAGAATTCGACAACTTGTACGAGCCCGAAAAGAAAGATAGTAACCAGTCGAACAAAGAGACGAGGTATAGCTCATCACACAACGGCACGACCAAACGAGAATCTCGCGTCAAGTCTGAGAAGAAGAACAAGAAGAGTGAACACGTTTCCAATGGCAACTACACGCCTAATGGAAAGAGCGCCGACTCGGCTTATAGCAGGTTAGTGAG TCTAAATAGAATATCGCCATCTAAACTATCAGTGTGCAATTCAAAAGAATCAAATGGTGTATCACCATTGGACCAAATTGCGGGATCAGATTCAAGCGGATGTCAGAAGGATGACATCAGATCTGTGTCCAGTGAAGAGTTTCTGGCGATGGAGCGCTCTGCCGAGTTGGACGAACCTCTACAAGACAATGTATTTACACCGAGCAAAGAAATTGAAAATCCTTTAATTAATG